A genomic stretch from Anaerolineales bacterium includes:
- a CDS encoding MoaD/ThiS family protein, which yields MRQAHFRFYAELNDFLHKGRRHSDSVHHFAGSPAVKDVIEALGVPHTEVDVILVNGESVPFEHSLKDADWVSVFPVFESLDVSSLIRVRPQPLRQIRFVLDVHLGRLARLLRLFGFDAAYRNDWTDRQLA from the coding sequence ATGCGACAAGCTCACTTCCGCTTCTACGCCGAGCTGAACGACTTCCTGCACAAAGGGCGGCGGCACTCGGACAGCGTACACCACTTCGCCGGATCCCCTGCCGTCAAGGATGTGATCGAGGCGCTCGGCGTGCCGCACACCGAGGTGGATGTGATCCTGGTGAATGGGGAGAGCGTGCCGTTTGAGCACTCGCTCAAGGACGCCGACTGGGTGAGTGTCTTTCCGGTCTTCGAGTCGCTGGACGTCTCTTCCCTGATTCGAGTGCGCCCACAACCGCTGCGCCAGATCCGATTTGTGCTGGATGTGCACTTGGGGCGTCTGGCGCGCCTGCTGCGTCTATTCGGATTCGACGCCGCCTACCGCAACGACTGGACCGACCGCCAACTGGC